The following coding sequences lie in one Bacteroidota bacterium genomic window:
- a CDS encoding (2Fe-2S)-binding protein: protein MAKVTIDGHTIEVPDGTTILQAARMLVDKNPEVDAKVAPPTMCYYSKLKTSGGYCRTCIVKVTKGSEKDPRPMPKPVASCRTTVMDGMEVVNITSPEVLEARKGVVEFLLINHPLDCPICDQAGECHLQDLGYEHGLAKTRYDFSRRTFNLIDIGPYIKLHMTRCIMCFRCIKVADQITNNRYQGMLFRGDASEISTYIEKAIDNDFSGNVIDVCPVGALTDRTFRFKSRVWFTKPMDAHRNCTKCSGKVAIWMKGNEVLRVTARKDQWGEAIEWICNECRFEKKDAKDWVIEKPSHIDRHSVISQNHYENLAQLKLDIGKQQKQIAAKK, encoded by the coding sequence TGACAAAAACCCGGAGGTGGATGCAAAAGTTGCTCCTCCTACCATGTGTTATTACTCGAAATTAAAAACCAGTGGAGGGTATTGCCGTACCTGTATCGTAAAAGTTACAAAAGGTTCTGAAAAGGATCCGCGCCCAATGCCGAAGCCGGTTGCTTCTTGCCGCACAACCGTAATGGATGGAATGGAAGTGGTAAACATTACTTCTCCGGAAGTGTTGGAAGCTCGCAAAGGTGTTGTAGAATTTTTATTAATCAATCACCCGTTGGATTGCCCTATCTGCGATCAAGCCGGTGAATGCCACTTACAAGATTTAGGCTACGAACACGGCTTAGCAAAAACACGTTACGATTTTTCTAGAAGAACCTTCAACTTAATTGATATCGGTCCTTACATCAAATTACACATGACCCGTTGTATCATGTGCTTCCGTTGTATTAAAGTGGCTGATCAAATTACGAATAACCGTTACCAAGGAATGTTGTTTCGTGGCGATGCCTCTGAAATCAGTACATACATTGAGAAAGCAATCGATAACGATTTCTCTGGAAACGTAATTGATGTTTGTCCGGTAGGTGCCTTAACAGATAGAACCTTCCGTTTCAAGAGTCGTGTTTGGTTTACAAAACCAATGGATGCGCACCGCAACTGTACAAAATGTTCCGGCAAAGTAGCCATTTGGATGAAAGGAAATGAAGTGTTACGTGTTACCGCTCGTAAAGATCAATGGGGAGAAGCCATCGAATGGATTTGCAACGAATGCCGCTTTGAGAAAAAAGATGCGAAAGATTGGGTAATTGAAAAACCATCTCATATTGATCGTCATTCGGTTATTTCTCAAAATCATTACGAGAACTTAGCACAATTGAAATTGGATATTGGTAAACAACAAAAGCAAATTGCTGCAAAAAAATAA
- the nuoH gene encoding NADH-quinone oxidoreductase subunit NuoH, producing MELNFLIYKIILVLIVFSITLLVATYSTYAERKIAAFLQDRIGPDRAGPFGILQPLADAVKMFMKEEVIPSVSNKMLFIIGPGLCMLTACMTGVIIPWGKSINIGGTDYPMQIADVNIGILYLFGVLSLGVYGIMIGGWASNNKYSLLGAIRASSQMISYEVAMGISIIALVMTTGTLSTGEIAAQQTGWHWNVLVQPLGCLIFIICAFAETNRAPFDLPECETELVGGYHTEYSSMKLGLFLFAEYINMFISSAVISTFYFGGYNMPLIGRWVHDPNWLAILGFVFLFMKIVGFIFFFMWVRWTLPRFRYDQLMNLGWKILIPLSILNLVLTGAWMMRHEIMAYFTR from the coding sequence ATGGAATTAAATTTTTTAATTTATAAAATCATTCTGGTGTTGATTGTATTTTCAATCACATTGTTAGTTGCTACCTACAGCACCTACGCAGAACGTAAAATTGCTGCATTCCTTCAAGATCGTATCGGTCCGGATCGAGCAGGCCCTTTCGGAATCCTTCAGCCATTAGCCGATGCCGTAAAAATGTTTATGAAGGAAGAGGTGATTCCAAGTGTTTCCAATAAAATGCTTTTTATCATTGGTCCAGGTTTATGTATGCTTACGGCTTGTATGACTGGTGTAATTATTCCTTGGGGGAAATCAATCAACATCGGTGGAACAGATTATCCAATGCAAATTGCAGATGTAAACATCGGAATCCTTTATTTATTTGGAGTGCTTTCATTAGGCGTTTACGGAATCATGATTGGTGGTTGGGCTTCCAACAATAAATATTCATTATTAGGTGCTATCCGCGCTTCTTCTCAAATGATTAGCTATGAAGTAGCAATGGGAATTTCAATCATTGCATTGGTAATGACTACAGGAACATTGAGTACCGGAGAAATTGCAGCGCAACAAACAGGTTGGCACTGGAATGTATTGGTTCAACCATTAGGCTGTTTAATCTTTATCATTTGTGCATTCGCTGAAACAAACCGCGCACCATTCGATTTACCGGAATGTGAAACAGAATTAGTCGGTGGATATCATACCGAGTACAGCTCTATGAAATTAGGATTGTTCTTATTTGCGGAATACATCAACATGTTTATTTCTTCTGCAGTAATTTCTACGTTCTATTTTGGTGGGTACAACATGCCGTTAATTGGTCGTTGGGTGCACGATCCAAATTGGTTAGCCATTTTAGGATTTGTATTCTTATTTATGAAAATTGTAGGATTCATTTTCTTCTTCATGTGGGTGCGTTGGACCTTACCACGTTTCCGCTACGATCAATTAATGAATTTAGGCTGGAAAATATTAATTCCATTATCGATATTGAATTTGGTATTAACAGGAGCATGGATGATGCGTCATGAGATTATGGCGTATTTCACAAGATAA
- a CDS encoding NADH-quinone oxidoreductase subunit I — translation MQLTNRSQVVVKKEMSFMERMYLPAIFGGMWITFTHLFKKSATIKYPEQTREFSGIYRGQHVLKRDEKGAERCTACGLCAVACPAEAITMTAAERKPGEENLYREEKYAAKYEINMLRCIFCGDCEEACPKEAIFLTDRKVDSFYTRKEFIYGKSILVESKENPIDLTKRQTPNVKEFKLDKHFAHNQTFDKNKKTKVGGH, via the coding sequence ATGCAATTAACAAACAGATCACAAGTTGTTGTAAAAAAGGAAATGTCGTTCATGGAACGAATGTATCTGCCTGCTATTTTCGGTGGCATGTGGATTACCTTTACACATCTTTTCAAAAAATCAGCAACCATAAAATATCCTGAACAAACACGTGAATTCAGTGGTATTTATCGCGGACAACATGTTTTGAAGCGTGATGAAAAAGGTGCTGAACGTTGTACCGCTTGCGGGCTTTGTGCTGTGGCTTGTCCTGCTGAAGCAATTACGATGACCGCTGCAGAACGCAAGCCGGGTGAAGAAAATTTATACAGAGAAGAAAAATATGCAGCGAAATATGAAATCAATATGTTACGCTGTATCTTCTGTGGCGACTGCGAAGAAGCATGCCCGAAAGAAGCCATTTTCTTAACAGACCGTAAAGTAGATAGTTTCTATACGCGCAAAGAATTCATTTATGGCAAAAGCATTTTAGTTGAATCCAAAGAAAATCCAATCGATTTAACAAAACGCCAAACACCGAACGTGAAAGAATTTAAATTGGACAAGCACTTTGCTCACAACCAAACATTTGATAAAAACAAAAAAACAAAAGTTGGCGGACATTAG
- a CDS encoding NADH-quinone oxidoreductase subunit J yields MITQYLFYLLSFLALMFASMVVITKNPIHSVLYLVLTFFAIAGHYVLLNAQFLAAVHIIVYAGAIMVLFLFVIMLLNLNKETEPGKSIWLKASAVVASGLLLVVFVGAIKGATVIQSTNPFNANIGLIENLGMTLFNEFLLPFELASVLLLSAMVGAVMLGKKSIK; encoded by the coding sequence ATGATTACACAATATTTATTTTACTTATTATCCTTCTTAGCACTGATGTTCGCATCAATGGTGGTTATTACTAAAAACCCTATTCATAGCGTTTTATACCTTGTGCTTACCTTTTTCGCAATTGCCGGACATTATGTTTTGCTCAATGCACAATTTTTAGCAGCGGTTCACATCATCGTATATGCCGGAGCAATCATGGTGTTGTTCTTATTCGTGATCATGCTCTTGAATTTAAATAAAGAAACCGAACCGGGTAAAAGCATTTGGTTAAAAGCATCTGCTGTAGTTGCGTCTGGTTTACTGTTAGTTGTTTTTGTTGGAGCAATCAAAGGAGCAACCGTGATTCAATCAACAAACCCGTTTAATGCCAACATCGGTTTGATTGAAAATTTGGGTATGACCTTGTTCAACGAATTTTTATTGCCGTTTGAATTAGCATCGGTTCTCTTGTTGTCGGCAATGGTTGGAGCCGTTATGTTGGGTAAGAAAAGTATAAAGTAA
- the nuoK gene encoding NADH-quinone oxidoreductase subunit NuoK, translated as MSAIQTIPLEWYILLSTVLFTIGVLGVLLRRNAIIIFMSIELMLNAVNLLLVAFSSYLSDSKGQVFVFFIMAVAAAEVAVGLAILMMVYRNTKSSDINILNKLKW; from the coding sequence ATGAGCGCAATACAAACAATTCCTTTAGAGTGGTACATCCTTTTAAGCACAGTGTTATTTACAATCGGTGTGTTGGGTGTTCTCCTTAGACGAAATGCCATAATTATTTTTATGTCGATAGAGCTGATGCTAAATGCTGTTAACTTATTGTTGGTTGCATTCTCCAGCTATTTATCTGATAGCAAAGGACAAGTATTTGTGTTTTTTATTATGGCTGTTGCTGCTGCAGAAGTAGCCGTAGGATTGGCAATTCTGATGATGGTATACAGAAATACAAAATCATCGGACATTAATATTTTGAATAAATTAAAATGGTAG
- the nuoL gene encoding NADH-quinone oxidoreductase subunit L: MIKLVWLVPLLPLIGFIIIGLFGKKLSKGLVGVIGSGAVAGAFAIALAVFFELKGSVQKEYTIELFNWISAGKLSIPFSFLIDPLSSLFLLIITGIGFLIHVYSSGYMSHDEGFSRFFAYLNLFIFFMLLLVMGSNYLIMFVGWEGVGLCSYLLIGFWFKNTAYNNAAKKAFIMNRVGDLGFLLGIILIFVTFGSIGYHDVFEQAKNMGSGNATLTIIALLLFVGAMGKSAQLPLYTWLPDAMAGPTPVSALIHAATMVTAGIYMIARSNILYTLSPDAMNVVAIIGVCTALFAATIGLAQNDIKKVLAYSTVSQLGYMFLALGVGAYTGAVFHVMTHAFFKALLFLGAGSVIHAMSGEQDIRKMGGLKKYISTTHITFLMGTLAIAGCFPFSGFFSKDEILAHAWEHNKLLWFLGILGAAMTTFYMFRLYFLTFHGKFRGTHEQEHHLHESPKSMTIPLIVLAVLSVVGGLVGIPAALHGTHYLEEFLSPVFEASSFRIVHHLSHETEYILMGLATVVMVVSIYYAYNTYVKKNVLPPAEGEALTPAHKLIYNKYWVDEIYEMLITKPLNLISEGLHKVVDNQLVDGIVNGVGSAVSWMSGTIRLAQTGNIGFYIFVMVISIVLILFTQLF; this comes from the coding sequence ATGATAAAATTAGTTTGGTTAGTTCCGCTTCTCCCACTGATAGGTTTCATCATCATTGGATTGTTCGGAAAAAAATTATCGAAGGGATTAGTAGGAGTAATTGGAAGTGGCGCAGTTGCCGGAGCTTTTGCAATTGCACTCGCAGTGTTTTTTGAATTGAAAGGCAGTGTTCAGAAAGAATACACTATCGAACTATTCAACTGGATTTCTGCCGGAAAACTTTCTATTCCGTTTTCATTCTTAATTGATCCATTGTCTTCTTTATTTTTGTTAATCATCACCGGAATAGGATTCTTAATCCACGTTTATTCTTCTGGATACATGAGTCACGATGAAGGATTCTCCCGCTTTTTTGCATACTTGAATTTGTTTATTTTCTTCATGTTGTTGCTCGTGATGGGTTCCAACTACTTAATCATGTTTGTTGGTTGGGAAGGTGTTGGATTGTGCTCTTATTTGTTAATCGGCTTCTGGTTTAAGAACACCGCATACAACAATGCTGCGAAAAAAGCATTCATCATGAACCGTGTTGGAGATTTAGGATTTTTATTAGGCATCATCTTGATTTTTGTAACCTTCGGTAGCATCGGGTACCACGATGTTTTCGAACAAGCAAAAAATATGGGTTCCGGAAATGCAACCTTAACCATTATTGCACTCTTGTTATTTGTAGGAGCAATGGGAAAAAGTGCTCAGCTCCCATTGTATACTTGGTTGCCTGATGCGATGGCCGGACCAACTCCTGTATCTGCCTTGATTCACGCTGCCACCATGGTAACAGCTGGTATTTACATGATTGCCCGTTCAAACATTTTATACACACTTTCTCCGGATGCAATGAATGTTGTGGCCATCATTGGTGTTTGCACCGCTTTGTTTGCAGCAACCATCGGCTTGGCGCAAAACGATATTAAAAAAGTATTGGCATACTCTACCGTTTCTCAATTAGGATATATGTTCCTCGCTCTTGGAGTAGGTGCTTATACCGGAGCTGTATTCCATGTAATGACACATGCATTCTTCAAAGCATTGTTATTCCTTGGCGCTGGTAGTGTTATTCACGCGATGAGTGGTGAACAAGACATTCGTAAAATGGGTGGATTGAAAAAATACATTTCTACAACGCACATTACATTCTTAATGGGAACACTCGCCATTGCAGGCTGCTTCCCTTTCTCAGGATTCTTTTCCAAAGATGAAATTTTAGCTCACGCGTGGGAACACAATAAATTACTTTGGTTCTTAGGAATTTTAGGTGCAGCGATGACCACCTTCTACATGTTCCGCTTGTATTTCTTAACCTTCCATGGAAAATTCAGAGGAACACATGAACAAGAACATCATTTACATGAATCACCGAAATCAATGACCATTCCGTTAATTGTATTGGCTGTGCTTTCTGTTGTTGGCGGTTTAGTTGGTATTCCTGCAGCATTGCACGGAACACATTATCTGGAGGAGTTTTTAAGTCCGGTATTCGAAGCCTCTTCTTTCCGAATCGTTCACCATTTATCACATGAAACGGAATACATCTTGATGGGTCTTGCTACAGTGGTGATGGTCGTTTCAATCTACTATGCGTATAACACATATGTGAAGAAGAATGTATTGCCTCCGGCAGAAGGAGAAGCACTTACACCTGCTCACAAATTAATCTACAACAAATATTGGGTAGATGAAATTTATGAAATGCTAATTACAAAACCGTTAAACCTGATTTCAGAAGGACTTCACAAAGTAGTCGATAATCAATTGGTAGATGGAATTGTGAATGGTGTAGGTTCGGCAGTAAGCTGGATGAGCGGAACCATTCGCTTAGCACAAACAGGAAACATTGGCTTTTATATTTTCGTGATGGTAATCAGCATCGTATTGATTTTATTCACTCAACTTTTTTAG
- a CDS encoding NADH-quinone oxidoreductase subunit M has protein sequence MITLLLIFFPLVAGLLLLFVKGQQAKTIALGASILEFAIAVFALTQFQHNASTQFEWNHAWIQSMGITFHVGIDGVSMLLVLLTTFLVPVIILTSYKTEYKNPSAFYSLILVMQMALVGVFVSLDGFLFYVFWELALIPIYFICLLWGGDDRARITFKFFVYTLAGSLFMLGGLIYLYLHTPGSHSFDIAALYAAGQSMDVVHQGYVFWAMFVAFAVKMPVFPFHTWQPDTYTTAPTQGTMLLSGIMLKMGTFGVIRWLLPLAPLGVEKYANLAIGLAVFGVVYASCIAIVQKDFKRLIAYSSIAHVGLIAAGILSMNTQGVQGSMIQMLSHGVNVVGLFFIVDLIQKRTGRRDLDGLGGIRNVNPQFAVFFLIILLGAVALPLTNGFVGEFLLLNGVYQFNPWMAGFAGLSVILGAVYMLRSYQAIMLGETNSNTANFAPLEGSEKAVLIIICAAIIVFGVFPKPLTDIVSPAVDQLVGNVRVALGK, from the coding sequence ATGATTACATTATTATTAATATTTTTTCCGTTGGTTGCAGGTTTGCTTCTTTTGTTCGTGAAAGGACAACAGGCAAAAACCATTGCATTGGGCGCATCCATTTTAGAATTTGCAATTGCTGTTTTTGCATTGACGCAATTTCAACACAACGCCTCTACACAGTTTGAGTGGAACCACGCTTGGATCCAATCCATGGGCATCACCTTTCATGTTGGGATTGATGGTGTTTCGATGCTGTTGGTCTTGCTTACCACCTTCTTAGTTCCTGTTATCATTTTAACATCGTATAAAACAGAATACAAAAACCCGTCTGCTTTTTATTCTTTGATTCTGGTAATGCAAATGGCACTTGTAGGTGTGTTTGTTTCATTAGACGGATTCTTGTTTTATGTGTTCTGGGAATTGGCTCTTATTCCAATCTATTTTATTTGTTTGTTGTGGGGCGGAGACGACAGAGCGCGCATCACCTTCAAGTTTTTTGTTTACACCTTAGCAGGAAGTTTATTCATGCTGGGAGGATTAATCTACTTGTATTTACACACTCCCGGTTCTCATAGTTTTGATATTGCTGCATTGTATGCTGCAGGTCAAAGCATGGATGTTGTTCACCAAGGATATGTTTTTTGGGCAATGTTTGTTGCATTCGCAGTAAAAATGCCGGTATTCCCATTCCACACTTGGCAGCCGGATACCTATACAACCGCTCCAACGCAAGGAACAATGCTCCTTTCTGGGATTATGCTAAAAATGGGAACTTTCGGTGTGATTCGTTGGTTGTTGCCATTAGCGCCATTGGGTGTTGAAAAATATGCAAACCTGGCTATCGGATTAGCGGTGTTTGGTGTGGTATACGCATCGTGTATCGCCATTGTACAAAAAGACTTTAAACGTTTAATTGCATACTCATCCATTGCACACGTTGGCCTAATTGCTGCTGGAATTTTATCCATGAATACACAAGGTGTTCAGGGTTCAATGATCCAAATGTTGAGTCATGGTGTAAACGTTGTTGGTTTATTCTTCATCGTGGACTTAATTCAAAAGCGCACCGGCAGAAGAGATTTAGATGGATTGGGCGGAATCAGAAATGTGAATCCTCAATTCGCAGTTTTCTTTTTAATCATCTTATTAGGCGCAGTAGCACTTCCATTAACCAATGGATTTGTGGGAGAGTTTTTATTGTTAAACGGGGTGTATCAATTTAACCCATGGATGGCCGGCTTTGCGGGACTATCTGTAATTCTTGGTGCGGTGTATATGTTGCGCAGTTACCAAGCAATTATGTTGGGTGAAACAAATAGCAATACAGCGAACTTTGCTCCGCTTGAAGGAAGTGAAAAAGCAGTATTGATTATTATTTGTGCTGCAATCATTGTATTTGGTGTGTTTCCAAAACCATTAACAGACATTGTATCACCCGCTGTTGATCAATTAGTAGGAAACGTTAGAGTAGCATTAGGAAAATAA
- a CDS encoding NADH-quinone oxidoreductase subunit N: MKALILLSSLGVIALLAEIFSFKKLLYPIVLLGLITAFVLNIFDWDTNQVYYKMMQFDNYAVAFTGLIIVVAFLWFLMAEGFFKEESNLTDHFALVLFALVGAVMMVSYKNMSMLFLGIEILSIPMYILAGSNKTDVSSNESAFKYLIMGAFATGFLLFGIALIYGATGSFDLTEIANAVSTGTVSMAIFAVGVLLMLVGMAFKVSAAPFYFWAPDVYQGAPTVITAFMSTIVKTAAFAAFLRLFATTFMEVSGTWMNVVWVMAALTLLVGNITAVLQTSTKRMLAYSSVAHAGYMLLALLAGNSYSNSAILFYAAAYSIGSIATFCIVHIISNEKKSDGVDSFNGLAKTNPFLAVVMTIALLSLAGIPPTAGFFAKYYIFTSAFVAGNVGLVLIAIIASLVGVYYYFRLIIAMYFKESPSTEAVPVDANHKLLLLFVAIVIIVMGILPDFVINLL, from the coding sequence ATGAAAGCATTAATATTACTTTCTTCATTAGGTGTAATTGCATTGTTAGCTGAAATATTCAGCTTCAAAAAACTATTGTATCCAATCGTGTTGCTTGGTTTAATTACAGCATTTGTTCTCAACATTTTTGATTGGGACACCAACCAAGTGTATTATAAAATGATGCAATTTGATAATTACGCTGTCGCCTTTACAGGGTTAATTATTGTTGTTGCATTTCTTTGGTTTTTGATGGCAGAAGGATTCTTTAAAGAAGAATCAAATCTAACCGATCATTTTGCATTAGTGTTGTTTGCCCTAGTAGGAGCGGTAATGATGGTTTCTTACAAAAACATGTCGATGTTATTTTTGGGAATCGAAATTCTTTCTATTCCAATGTACATCTTGGCAGGTAGTAATAAAACCGATGTTTCTTCCAACGAATCTGCATTCAAATATTTAATCATGGGGGCTTTTGCCACCGGTTTCTTGCTTTTTGGAATAGCCTTAATTTATGGTGCTACCGGTTCCTTCGACTTAACTGAGATAGCAAATGCCGTTTCTACCGGAACAGTATCGATGGCCATTTTTGCAGTAGGTGTTTTGTTAATGTTAGTAGGTATGGCATTTAAAGTGTCTGCTGCTCCATTTTATTTCTGGGCTCCTGATGTATATCAAGGTGCTCCAACGGTGATTACAGCATTCATGTCCACGATCGTAAAAACTGCAGCCTTTGCAGCATTCTTAAGATTGTTCGCTACCACATTTATGGAAGTAAGCGGAACATGGATGAACGTAGTATGGGTAATGGCAGCATTAACATTGTTGGTTGGAAACATCACAGCTGTTCTTCAAACAAGCACAAAGCGTATGCTCGCATATTCCAGTGTGGCACATGCCGGCTATATGTTGTTGGCGTTGTTAGCGGGAAATAGCTATTCAAACTCTGCAATTTTATTTTATGCAGCAGCGTATTCTATTGGTTCCATCGCAACATTCTGTATCGTTCACATTATTTCAAATGAAAAAAAATCAGATGGTGTAGATTCGTTCAACGGCTTAGCAAAAACAAATCCGTTCTTAGCAGTGGTAATGACCATCGCATTGTTATCGTTAGCCGGGATTCCACCAACAGCAGGTTTCTTCGCGAAGTATTATATTTTCACTTCCGCATTCGTTGCGGGAAACGTTGGATTAGTATTAATTGCCATCATCGCATCATTAGTCGGAGTATATTATTATTTCAGATTAATCATTGCGATGTACTTCAAAGAAAGCCCAAGCACCGAAGCTGTTCCCGTTGATGCAAATCATAAACTATTACTATTATTTGTTGCAATCGTAATCATTGTAATGGGTATTTTGCCGGATTTCGTGATTAATTTGTTGTAA
- a CDS encoding T9SS type A sorting domain-containing protein yields the protein MPQVIVQTPTWAAIGDTVCFNLIMNPIAGDADPTNNTKQYCFPVINSYDPNDKKVYPVGTCSPGYINDGELLTYTVRFQNTGNAPALDVYVLDSLDADLDLNTVRVIGNSHTLITEVLPGNVLKFRFDNINLADSTSNEAESHGYVVFEVMPNTSLAIGTTITNNVGIYFDFNVPVYTNTVLNTISDGILNTGTTSMANVITADLTGASYQWLDCDNGNAIIPGATNQSYTATAGGNYSVIVSDGCFADTSACVSVFVTGMSEDISGNQFSFFPNPSNNTITINTLQATQIKIVNMLGEVLIDSNVKDKSIVDISGLANGVYFIQTQEGLITKLIKQ from the coding sequence ATGCCACAGGTAATTGTTCAAACACCAACTTGGGCAGCAATCGGAGATACGGTTTGTTTCAATTTAATTATGAATCCAATTGCAGGTGATGCTGACCCAACAAATAATACAAAGCAGTATTGCTTTCCTGTAATTAATAGTTACGACCCGAATGATAAAAAAGTATATCCTGTTGGAACATGCTCGCCAGGATATATTAATGATGGTGAATTATTAACCTACACTGTGCGTTTTCAAAATACAGGAAATGCTCCTGCACTTGATGTATACGTATTGGATTCATTGGATGCTGATTTAGATTTAAACACCGTGCGTGTAATCGGAAATAGTCATACTCTGATTACAGAAGTATTACCAGGAAATGTATTAAAATTCAGATTTGACAATATTAATCTTGCAGATAGTACAAGTAACGAAGCAGAAAGCCATGGCTACGTTGTTTTTGAAGTGATGCCGAATACAAGTCTGGCGATAGGTACAACCATTACAAACAATGTGGGAATTTATTTTGATTTTAATGTTCCTGTTTATACCAACACGGTTTTAAATACAATTAGTGATGGAATATTAAACACGGGAACCACTTCAATGGCAAATGTTATCACGGCAGATTTAACAGGAGCTTCTTATCAATGGTTAGATTGTGATAACGGAAATGCAATTATTCCTGGTGCAACCAATCAAAGCTATACTGCAACAGCTGGAGGTAATTATTCAGTAATTGTTTCAGATGGTTGTTTTGCTGATACATCGGCATGTGTTTCTGTTTTTGTTACAGGCATGAGTGAAGATATAAGTGGGAATCAATTTTCATTTTTCCCAAATCCTTCAAATAACACCATCACAATTAATACCTTACAAGCAACACAAATCAAAATTGTAAACATGCTTGGAGAAGTTTTAATAGATAGTAATGTTAAAGACAAAAGTATTGTTGATATCAGTGGACTGGCAAACGGAGTCTATTTTATTCAAACGCAAGAAGGGCTTATAACCAAGCTAATCAAACAGTAA
- a CDS encoding cation:dicarboxylase symporter family transporter → MKFKKPSLIVQIFAGMFLGIIVGYFWKDFAPSLHILSDIFMRFIKMIIAPLVFSVLVVGVAKVGDFKSVGRIGIKTLLYFTTAAIISLLLGLMLVNVFAPGKKMHLELPAANAEVGVQAAKEFDTKNFINHIIPESIVDVMAKNEILPIVIFALFFGIAAASIGNKGKVVVDFFDSVSHIMFKVTNYVMSFAPFGVFGALAAVVAKQGLEVLTGYVYLIGTFYLGLLLFVFVVLFLICFFMKINFFKLLNYIKEPILLAFSTASSEAAMPKTIESLERFGCGNRIVSFVLPLGYSFNLDGSMMYMTFATVFIAQAYGIEMTTGQQITMLLILLVTSKGMAGIPRASLVVIAGMLAHFNIPVAGLLLLLGIDQILDMGRSATNVVGNAVATAVISKWEGELHEHKVDPNIDKVKLD, encoded by the coding sequence ATGAAATTCAAAAAGCCATCCCTCATCGTTCAAATATTTGCAGGAATGTTCCTGGGAATTATCGTTGGATATTTCTGGAAAGATTTTGCACCAAGCTTACACATCCTCAGCGATATTTTTATGCGCTTCATAAAAATGATCATCGCTCCGTTAGTGTTCTCTGTATTAGTGGTTGGTGTGGCGAAGGTGGGCGACTTTAAATCTGTTGGACGCATTGGAATAAAAACACTTTTATATTTTACAACAGCAGCAATTATTTCGTTGTTGTTGGGATTAATGCTCGTGAACGTATTTGCTCCGGGGAAAAAGATGCATTTGGAATTGCCTGCAGCCAACGCTGAAGTGGGCGTTCAAGCAGCAAAAGAATTTGACACCAAAAATTTCATTAACCACATCATTCCGGAAAGCATTGTGGATGTCATGGCGAAAAATGAAATTTTACCCATCGTTATTTTTGCACTCTTTTTCGGAATTGCGGCCGCATCCATTGGAAACAAAGGGAAAGTAGTGGTTGATTTTTTTGATTCCGTTTCACACATCATGTTTAAAGTGACCAATTATGTAATGTCGTTTGCACCGTTTGGCGTATTTGGCGCTTTGGCAGCAGTAGTTGCAAAACAAGGACTGGAAGTGCTTACAGGCTATGTGTATTTGATTGGAACTTTTTATTTAGGACTACTTTTGTTTGTTTTTGTTGTGTTGTTTTTGATTTGTTTCTTTATGAAAATTAATTTTTTCAAATTGTTAAACTATATCAAAGAACCAATTTTATTAGCATTCAGCACCGCCAGCTCCGAAGCGGCAATGCCGAAGACCATCGAATCACTTGAGCGATTTGGTTGCGGAAACCGTATTGTTAGTTTTGTATTGCCACTCGGGTACTCCTTTAATTTGGATGGTTCCATGATGTACATGACGTTTGCAACTGTGTTTATTGCGCAAGCGTACGGTATTGAAATGACAACCGGACAACAAATTACCATGTTGCTTATTTTGTTGGTTACCAGCAAAGGAATGGCGGGAATCCCGCGTGCATCCTTGGTTGTAATTGCAGGAATGTTAGCACATTTTAATATTCCGGTAGCAGGATTGTTGTTGTTGTTGGGCATTGATCAGATTTTAGACATGGGCCGCTCTGCAACCAATGTCGTTGGAAATGCAGTAGCTACAGCCGTTATCTCCAAATGGGAAGGGGAACTTCACGAGCATAAAGTTGATCCCAATATTGATAAAGTAAAATTGGATTGA